One part of the Verrucomicrobiota bacterium genome encodes these proteins:
- the folK gene encoding 2-amino-4-hydroxy-6-hydroxymethyldihydropteridine diphosphokinase produces MRAGIALGSNLGDRNAILKEAISHLRSLHEKGEFLVSKLHETEPIDCPPGSPLFLNAVVELETSLDPLILLRRLQSLEMASGRPEYRGINEPRTLDLDILYCDGLSLRLSELELPHPRIPERAFVLTPLAEIRPDLQLPGWSHTCLEYLLNISNK; encoded by the coding sequence ATGCGCGCCGGCATCGCCCTCGGCTCCAATCTGGGCGATAGAAATGCCATATTAAAAGAAGCAATCAGTCATCTCCGGAGTCTTCATGAGAAGGGTGAGTTCCTTGTCTCCAAGCTGCATGAGACCGAGCCGATCGACTGCCCTCCCGGATCGCCCCTCTTTCTGAATGCCGTGGTGGAGCTTGAGACATCCCTCGATCCGTTGATTCTTCTCCGGCGCCTACAGTCTCTCGAGATGGCATCCGGTCGGCCTGAATATCGAGGGATTAATGAACCTCGCACCCTTGATCTGGATATCCTGTATTGTGACGGATTGTCTCTGCGTCTCTCGGAGTTGGAGTTGCCTCATCCTCGAATTCCTGAGCGCGCCTTTGTTCTGACTCCCTTGGCTGAGATTCGGCCAGATCTTCAGCTTCCCGGATGGTCTCATACTTGCCTAGAATACTTATTAAATATTAGTAATAAATAG
- the dapB gene encoding 4-hydroxy-tetrahydrodipicolinate reductase produces MNRLKVVIYGSKGRMGQALIAAAKDIPALELVGTIDTGESLEAIAGCDALIDFTHADATLPALKKCVELGKIIVIGTTGHSNDVRQAITEASAKIPVIFSPNYSVGVNTLFWLTKKAAEILGPDYDAEVIEVHHRLKKDAPSGTARRLVEVLDEAYNLDYEKDTRHGRSGMTGERTQNEIGVHAVRGGDVVGDHTVLLAAPGDRLELIHRASSRETFARGALRAALWARDTKQNQSGLYDMQDVLGLR; encoded by the coding sequence ATGAATAGACTTAAAGTTGTTATTTACGGATCTAAAGGAAGAATGGGGCAGGCCCTTATTGCCGCTGCCAAGGATATCCCTGCTCTGGAACTGGTGGGTACGATAGATACCGGAGAGTCCTTGGAAGCGATCGCTGGTTGTGATGCCCTCATTGATTTCACCCATGCCGATGCAACACTACCAGCTCTCAAGAAATGCGTTGAATTAGGCAAGATTATTGTCATTGGAACAACGGGACATTCTAATGATGTTCGTCAGGCGATCACTGAGGCCTCGGCAAAGATCCCTGTCATCTTCTCGCCGAATTATAGCGTCGGAGTGAATACCCTCTTCTGGCTAACCAAGAAGGCTGCCGAGATTCTCGGGCCCGATTACGACGCCGAGGTGATCGAAGTTCACCATCGCCTCAAGAAAGATGCTCCCAGCGGCACCGCCCGACGCCTAGTTGAAGTGCTGGATGAAGCCTATAACCTTGATTACGAAAAGGATACCCGTCACGGACGTTCCGGTATGACAGGCGAGCGTACCCAGAACGAAATCGGCGTACATGCAGTGCGAGGCGGCGATGTCGTTGGTGACCATACAGTCCTACTGGCAGCTCCTGGTGATCGCTTGGAGTTGATTCACCGGGCCTCTAGTCGAGAGACCTTTGCCCGAGGAGCTCTCCGCGCTGCCCTATGGGCCCGTGATACCAAGCAAAACCAGTCAGGCCTGTACGATATGCAGGATGTGCTCGGTTTACGCTGA